One window of Robiginitalea biformata HTCC2501 genomic DNA carries:
- a CDS encoding mycothiol transferase yields the protein MKNIIRLVLLMGIVGLNAPAKAQYAVEPVEGFTPQIGIVVDMLEEIKDRIEADVRDLSLAETDFRFDDRANSIGALIMHLAATEAYYQIETLEGNAWSAEDMAFWGAASDLGEASRETFTGKPIAHYLDIWDTVREKTLGGLKSRDDAWLASEIEEGVNNHWVWFHVLEHASAHMGQIALVKQRFPD from the coding sequence ATGAAGAATATTATCAGGCTCGTGCTCTTAATGGGTATCGTCGGGTTAAATGCCCCTGCAAAAGCCCAATACGCAGTTGAACCGGTTGAAGGATTTACGCCCCAAATCGGGATAGTGGTGGACATGTTGGAGGAAATCAAAGACCGGATTGAAGCCGATGTCCGGGACCTGAGCCTGGCTGAAACTGATTTTAGGTTCGATGATCGGGCCAACAGCATCGGCGCCCTGATTATGCACCTGGCGGCTACCGAGGCCTATTACCAGATCGAGACCCTGGAAGGGAATGCCTGGTCTGCAGAAGACATGGCCTTTTGGGGGGCAGCCTCGGACCTTGGGGAGGCGTCGCGGGAAACCTTCACCGGCAAACCGATTGCCCATTACCTGGATATCTGGGATACCGTACGGGAGAAAACCCTGGGAGGCCTCAAATCCCGGGACGATGCCTGGCTGGCGTCTGAAATTGAGGAAGGAGTCAACAACCATTGGGTATGGTTTCATGTCCTCGAACACGCGTCAGCACACATGGGGCAGATTGCACTGGTTAAACAACGATTCCCCGATTAA
- a CDS encoding TolC family protein, whose amino-acid sequence MIHVRLSILPVIFLLIAESRVSAQESAVITLEDCIAMALENNPGLEGSRLDAETARVNFRLAAGDMMPGINSSFDLGINEGRSIDPFTNDYINEKLTFSNIGLNLNALVFNGFSQYNAMRRQRLNLKAADLEYEAARQALSLDVTLAFLQAVNARELVRLTEGRIGSTQVQVDRLKTLFDQETGNPAAFRDLQGQYASDRATLAQARNALTAAVLELERLINAPSPIDPARLGILMDFEPYALSAEEVYGQALAKLDAIEARRLRLEAARKGVASARGQFTPEISFFAGLRSNYSSLANMFTQTGTEVVDTGDFVTVGGQNYPVQSENSIFQADRIEFQDQLDNNLNTFYGVSARIPLFNGLQAHNNLKQQKIERSRAEVELSQAELRFRQAIRGAHADMETALERVRVLEEQVTAYEESFRINEIRFNNGVSNSTEYIVSKNNLDNARVALANAQYEYLLRVRVLEYYRGEAL is encoded by the coding sequence ATGATACATGTACGCTTAAGCATTCTGCCTGTTATTTTCTTGCTTATTGCCGAATCCCGGGTTTCTGCCCAGGAGTCTGCGGTGATTACCCTGGAAGACTGCATCGCCATGGCGCTAGAGAACAACCCCGGCCTGGAGGGCAGCCGTTTGGATGCAGAAACCGCCCGCGTCAACTTCCGCCTGGCAGCCGGGGATATGATGCCCGGGATCAACAGCAGTTTCGACCTCGGGATTAACGAGGGGCGAAGCATCGACCCGTTTACAAACGACTATATCAATGAGAAGCTGACCTTTTCGAACATTGGCCTGAACCTGAACGCCCTGGTGTTCAATGGATTTAGCCAGTACAACGCGATGCGCCGGCAACGGTTGAACCTGAAAGCGGCCGACCTGGAATACGAGGCGGCCCGGCAGGCGCTCTCCCTGGATGTTACCCTGGCGTTTCTCCAGGCCGTGAATGCCCGGGAACTCGTCCGCCTAACCGAAGGCCGTATTGGCTCTACCCAGGTACAGGTAGACCGGTTGAAAACCCTCTTTGACCAGGAAACAGGGAACCCGGCTGCCTTCCGCGACCTGCAGGGTCAGTATGCCTCTGACCGGGCCACCCTGGCCCAGGCCCGCAACGCCCTTACGGCTGCTGTGCTGGAGCTGGAACGACTGATCAACGCACCTTCCCCCATCGACCCGGCCCGGCTCGGCATCCTGATGGATTTTGAGCCCTATGCGCTGTCGGCCGAGGAGGTGTACGGCCAGGCCCTGGCGAAACTGGATGCCATCGAGGCACGCCGCCTGCGCCTGGAGGCAGCACGGAAAGGGGTTGCCTCCGCCCGGGGGCAGTTCACGCCGGAAATTTCGTTTTTTGCAGGGCTGCGGTCCAATTATTCCAGCCTTGCCAATATGTTTACCCAAACCGGGACCGAGGTTGTCGATACGGGCGATTTTGTTACGGTTGGCGGACAAAACTATCCTGTACAAAGCGAAAATTCGATTTTCCAGGCAGATCGGATCGAGTTTCAGGACCAGTTAGACAACAACCTGAACACCTTTTACGGGGTAAGCGCGCGCATCCCGCTATTTAATGGCTTGCAGGCGCATAACAACCTCAAACAACAGAAGATTGAACGCAGCCGGGCGGAGGTCGAACTCTCGCAGGCAGAACTGCGATTCCGGCAGGCCATCCGGGGAGCCCATGCGGATATGGAAACCGCATTGGAACGGGTTCGGGTGCTCGAGGAGCAGGTGACTGCCTATGAGGAGTCCTTCCGCATCAACGAAATCCGCTTTAACAACGGGGTTTCGAACAGTACGGAATACATCGTGAGTAAAAACAACCTGGACAATGCACGCGTGGCCCTTGCCAATGCGCAATACGAATACCTGCTCAGGGTGCGGGTACTGGAATATTACCGGGGGGAGGCGCTCTAA
- a CDS encoding MCP four helix bundle domain-containing protein: protein MKKDKIRFFAGLLLVFFVILATYRIDQANFDKVEDSIITIYEDRLVVKDLIFKIADLLDEKRMALATSDTAFFQRRNAVVDAQIGQLLRLFRETRLTENEERTLTDFGEQIEQLQAAEAEMANPATHPDRDELSTRLEVLKGQARTLSDIQLSEGKRQLLIGSRAIRSSKLLMQVELIVLIVLALGIQFLVLQKPRRKTKEPKEPEEKTFKGKIT from the coding sequence ATGAAGAAAGATAAAATCAGATTTTTTGCGGGCCTGTTGCTCGTATTCTTTGTCATCCTGGCCACCTACCGCATCGACCAGGCGAATTTTGACAAGGTGGAAGATTCCATCATCACTATCTATGAAGACCGGTTGGTGGTGAAGGACCTGATTTTCAAAATCGCAGACCTCCTGGACGAAAAACGCATGGCCCTGGCCACCTCGGATACCGCCTTCTTCCAGCGGCGCAACGCGGTGGTCGATGCCCAGATCGGGCAGTTGTTGCGGTTGTTCCGGGAAACCCGGTTAACCGAGAACGAAGAGCGGACGCTAACCGACTTCGGGGAACAAATCGAGCAGCTGCAGGCTGCGGAGGCCGAAATGGCGAACCCCGCAACGCATCCGGACCGGGACGAACTGTCCACGAGGCTGGAAGTTCTGAAGGGGCAGGCCCGGACGCTTTCGGACATCCAGCTCAGCGAGGGGAAACGCCAACTCCTGATCGGTTCCCGGGCCATCCGGTCCAGCAAGCTCCTGATGCAGGTAGAATTGATTGTCCTGATTGTGCTTGCCCTGGGCATCCAGTTCCTGGTTTTGCAGAAGCCCCGGAGAAAAACAAAAGAGCCGAAAGAGCCGGAAGAAAAAACCTTCAAGGGGAAGATTACCTGA
- a CDS encoding DUF2490 domain-containing protein has translation MRLIKDIQQAGRRSGLLLLLILGANTLQAQVNGEEKLGAWYMYFGMNQVAERWSIHTEAQFRFYETTDSFNQMLLRTGANYHISDEAIATFGYAYIDTDPTFEGDEALLNKITEHRIFQQFILKNTVSRFAFEHRYRLEQRFLNFDGPTETQHRARYRLQVTYPLGDTFFLNWYDEVFLNLQGNIFGQNRLYLALGAKLSPTLSVQAGYLKNHFSTAHYDRLQLGVFFNPDLRRKQATP, from the coding sequence ATGCGATTGATTAAAGACATCCAACAAGCGGGCCGGAGATCCGGCCTGCTATTGCTTTTAATACTGGGCGCAAATACCCTGCAAGCTCAGGTGAACGGGGAGGAAAAACTGGGGGCCTGGTACATGTACTTCGGGATGAACCAGGTGGCCGAACGCTGGAGCATCCACACCGAAGCGCAGTTCCGCTTCTATGAAACCACTGACAGCTTCAACCAGATGCTTTTGCGCACCGGGGCAAACTACCACATTTCCGATGAGGCCATCGCCACTTTCGGGTATGCGTACATCGATACGGACCCGACATTTGAAGGGGATGAGGCCCTGTTGAATAAAATCACCGAACACCGTATCTTCCAACAGTTTATCCTGAAAAACACCGTAAGCCGTTTCGCTTTTGAACACCGCTACCGGTTGGAGCAGCGGTTCCTGAATTTCGACGGCCCGACGGAAACCCAGCACCGGGCGCGATACAGGTTGCAGGTAACCTATCCGCTCGGGGACACGTTTTTCTTGAACTGGTACGACGAGGTCTTCCTGAACCTTCAGGGCAACATTTTTGGCCAGAACCGGCTCTACCTGGCACTCGGGGCCAAACTGAGCCCGACCCTGAGCGTTCAGGCGGGATACCTGAAAAACCATTTCTCAACCGCCCATTACGACCGGTTGCAACTCGGGGTTTTCTTTAATCCGGACCTGAGGCGGAAACAGGCAACCCCCTAA
- a CDS encoding DEAD/DEAH box helicase yields MTFEQLELAEPILRALKKENYSRPTDIQAQAIPHVLNRRDVMGSAQTGTGKTAAFAIPILQHLERDRRYGGKRGVVNALIVTPTRELAIQIGESLTAYGHYTGIRNTVIFGGVKQGKQVEALRRGVDILVATPGRLLDLMDQGIISLSKVEYFVLDEADRMLDMGFIHDIRKIIARLPAERQSLFFSATMPDDIVSLSRKILSDPVKVAVSPVSSTAETIRQYLYYTNKSDKNDLLLHILKDPDMDQVLLFARTKHGADRIVKNLGKKKISAAAIHGNKSQNQRQKALGQFKDGKVRVLVATDIAARGIDIDQLRYVVNFDIPNVAETYVHRIGRSGRAGEEGVSISLCEPEENAYIRDIEKLIDLKIERVEDHPFPQTERPMTAAEKQEFEKEKQRRKQEYFASRKRGGGGQGRQNRGRRR; encoded by the coding sequence ATGACATTTGAACAACTCGAACTAGCAGAGCCCATTCTCCGGGCCCTGAAAAAAGAAAATTATTCCCGCCCCACCGATATCCAGGCCCAGGCAATCCCCCACGTCCTCAACCGGCGTGACGTAATGGGAAGCGCCCAGACCGGGACCGGAAAAACGGCGGCCTTTGCCATCCCCATCCTGCAGCATCTGGAACGCGACCGACGTTACGGCGGTAAACGCGGCGTAGTCAATGCGCTGATCGTCACGCCCACCCGGGAACTCGCCATCCAGATCGGGGAAAGCCTTACGGCTTACGGCCATTATACCGGCATTCGCAACACCGTCATCTTTGGCGGGGTGAAACAGGGCAAACAGGTAGAAGCCCTCCGCAGGGGGGTCGATATACTGGTGGCTACCCCGGGACGTCTGCTGGACCTGATGGACCAGGGGATCATTTCCCTGAGCAAGGTGGAGTACTTTGTGCTGGACGAAGCGGACCGCATGCTGGACATGGGCTTTATCCACGATATCCGGAAGATCATCGCCCGACTGCCCGCGGAACGGCAATCCCTGTTTTTTTCCGCAACCATGCCGGATGACATCGTTTCCCTTTCCCGGAAAATCCTGAGCGACCCGGTGAAGGTAGCCGTTAGCCCGGTTTCCTCAACGGCGGAAACCATCCGCCAATACCTCTACTATACCAATAAATCCGACAAGAACGATTTGCTGCTGCATATCCTAAAGGACCCGGACATGGACCAGGTACTGCTATTCGCCCGGACCAAGCACGGGGCGGACCGCATCGTAAAAAACCTGGGCAAGAAGAAAATTTCAGCCGCGGCCATCCACGGGAACAAATCCCAGAACCAGCGCCAGAAAGCGCTTGGCCAGTTCAAGGACGGGAAGGTCCGCGTATTGGTGGCTACGGATATTGCCGCCCGGGGCATCGACATCGACCAGCTGCGCTATGTGGTGAATTTCGACATCCCGAATGTGGCAGAGACCTACGTCCACCGAATTGGGCGCTCCGGGCGCGCCGGGGAGGAAGGGGTCTCCATCTCCCTCTGCGAACCGGAGGAAAACGCCTATATCCGCGATATTGAAAAACTGATCGACCTGAAAATCGAACGGGTGGAGGACCACCCATTCCCGCAGACGGAGCGCCCGATGACGGCTGCCGAGAAGCAGGAATTCGAAAAGGAGAAGCAGCGTCGCAAGCAGGAGTATTTCGCCTCCCGGAAGAGGGGCGGCGGAGGACAGGGGCGCCAAAACCGGGGCCGCAGGCGCTAG
- a CDS encoding DUF4886 domain-containing protein → MRHLLLCFFLISFGLNGQQDTTHVLFVGNSLTYYHDMPGMLQAMLSEKGHPVRIHQSTVPGMSLRGHFTQMITALTDSTAFTRGKMAGELTGTENKLLERNWNVVILQTGTVEALIPESRNLSVSPAIARTKSYLGGPARIILFNTWASDTTYPLQFCQPGAIIHPSLRSRPYCSETLDNLARHTGAINSGYAKLAADNGVEKSNHGDLFLEMRNLHAEVGLFDDAFHPSPAGSFLNACEFYFLLTGEKAADLDFNGPVPSPKAALLKQVVDRYHEDGNRIRKNPN, encoded by the coding sequence TTGAGACATCTCCTTCTGTGCTTTTTCTTGATTTCATTCGGTCTTAATGGCCAGCAGGACACCACGCATGTATTGTTCGTGGGCAACAGCCTGACCTATTACCACGATATGCCCGGGATGCTCCAGGCCATGCTTTCGGAAAAAGGACACCCGGTGCGCATCCATCAGAGCACGGTGCCGGGCATGTCGCTCAGGGGGCATTTTACCCAAATGATTACCGCACTGACGGATTCGACGGCCTTTACCCGCGGGAAAATGGCCGGAGAACTAACGGGCACGGAAAACAAATTGCTGGAGCGCAACTGGAACGTCGTCATCCTGCAAACCGGTACCGTGGAGGCGCTGATTCCTGAATCGCGCAACCTCTCGGTTTCCCCGGCCATCGCCAGGACGAAATCCTACCTGGGAGGCCCCGCGCGCATCATCCTGTTCAATACATGGGCTTCCGATACCACCTATCCCTTGCAATTTTGTCAACCGGGCGCCATAATCCACCCGTCCCTGCGCAGCAGGCCGTATTGTTCGGAGACCCTGGACAACCTGGCGCGGCATACCGGGGCCATCAATTCGGGATACGCCAAACTGGCTGCAGACAATGGCGTTGAAAAGTCCAATCACGGGGACCTGTTCCTGGAAATGCGCAACCTGCATGCGGAGGTTGGATTATTCGACGACGCCTTCCACCCGAGCCCGGCAGGCTCCTTTTTGAACGCTTGTGAGTTCTATTTCCTATTGACGGGGGAAAAAGCTGCCGACCTGGATTTTAACGGGCCGGTGCCCTCCCCGAAAGCCGCACTTCTTAAGCAGGTGGTGGACCGCTACCACGAGGATGGGAACCGTATCAGGAAAAATCCCAATTAA
- a CDS encoding serine hydrolase domain-containing protein, with product MRYLYVLTILFFFISCASETGDDRAAEIHTVENGLLPGILVEGESIPRYSMEERMEKYNVPGAGIAVVSDGKLRWARAYGVANTQTGQPVDTATLFQAGSISKPIAALAALQLWEEGKVDLDADVNTYLKDWKVPQSAYTDSARVTLRLLLTHSAGMTVHGFPGYKQTDRFPDIVTVLEGRGNTDPIVVDTVPGSLWRYSGGGYTVMEKVVEDVSGMPLETYMDKNILPQLGMHHSTYQQPLGSPFTDNASAAYDRDGELIDGLWNNYPEQAAAGLWTTPSDLAAYCIAIQEILSGERNGPISQQTAQAMLTKHLGDWGLGPALQKEGDSLLFGHGGKNAGFTNNMLATAHQGRAVIVMTNADQGGNLMGEAIRAVSDYYGWGFSKPRTVQLIEMAADSLAVLAGNYVLDFPVPGIGEYRIFVEPRDGNLFVKDPNNGEENLLSPMDSLKFVDVEKGENVRFSVVGDTLEMTWNGRYRFLRMGQHP from the coding sequence ATGCGCTATTTGTACGTCCTGACCATCCTGTTTTTCTTTATTTCCTGTGCCTCGGAAACCGGGGACGATCGGGCAGCTGAAATCCATACGGTCGAAAACGGTCTGCTCCCCGGGATCCTCGTGGAAGGGGAATCCATCCCCCGTTATTCTATGGAAGAACGGATGGAAAAATACAACGTCCCCGGGGCAGGTATTGCCGTGGTATCAGATGGAAAACTCCGCTGGGCCCGGGCCTATGGTGTGGCCAATACCCAGACGGGGCAGCCCGTGGATACGGCAACCTTATTTCAGGCAGGGTCGATCAGCAAGCCCATAGCTGCCCTGGCCGCCCTGCAACTCTGGGAGGAAGGCAAGGTGGACCTCGATGCGGATGTCAACACCTATCTCAAGGATTGGAAAGTACCGCAGTCTGCCTACACGGACAGTGCCCGGGTCACCCTGAGGCTCCTGCTCACCCACTCAGCCGGGATGACCGTCCATGGGTTCCCCGGCTACAAACAAACAGACCGTTTTCCGGATATCGTGACAGTGCTGGAGGGACGCGGCAACACGGACCCGATAGTTGTGGATACGGTGCCCGGCAGCCTCTGGAGATACTCGGGCGGCGGGTATACCGTCATGGAAAAGGTCGTTGAAGACGTAAGCGGGATGCCTTTGGAAACGTATATGGATAAAAACATCCTCCCGCAACTCGGGATGCATCATAGCACCTACCAACAACCCTTGGGCTCCCCGTTCACCGACAATGCGAGTGCCGCCTATGACCGTGATGGCGAACTTATCGATGGGCTTTGGAACAACTACCCGGAACAGGCAGCCGCAGGCCTCTGGACCACCCCGTCCGACCTGGCGGCCTATTGTATTGCCATCCAGGAGATCCTTTCGGGTGAACGAAATGGCCCCATTTCGCAGCAAACGGCGCAGGCAATGCTTACCAAACACCTCGGGGACTGGGGACTCGGGCCGGCCCTGCAGAAGGAGGGAGATTCCCTGCTCTTTGGCCACGGGGGTAAAAATGCGGGCTTTACGAATAATATGCTGGCAACTGCCCATCAGGGCCGGGCGGTAATTGTGATGACCAATGCGGACCAGGGGGGCAACCTGATGGGGGAGGCCATCCGCGCGGTATCCGACTATTACGGCTGGGGCTTCAGCAAACCGAGAACGGTCCAACTCATCGAGATGGCGGCAGATTCCCTGGCCGTATTAGCGGGGAATTATGTCCTGGATTTTCCGGTTCCCGGAATTGGGGAATACCGGATTTTCGTGGAGCCCCGGGACGGAAACTTATTCGTTAAAGACCCCAATAACGGGGAGGAGAACCTGTTGAGCCCCATGGATTCCCTGAAATTCGTCGATGTGGAAAAAGGGGAAAACGTCCGGTTTTCAGTAGTTGGCGATACCCTGGAGATGACCTGGAACGGCCGCTACCGGTTCCTGCGTATGGGGCAGCATCCCTAA
- a CDS encoding VPS10 domain-containing protein, producing MKKRLLAALLLAAAPLFSQQFNMQLAGDLKPRNIGPGGMSGRVTAIDVVTEDPEVMYVGTASGGLWKSTSGGIKWEPVFDDQVTASIGAVAIQQSNPSVIWVGTGEGNPRNSLNGGYGVFRSLDAGKSWQRMGLEQTRHIHRIIIDPTDPETVYVGAIGSPWGEHPERGVFKTTDGGETWEKILFVNNKTGVGDMVMDPSNPNKLIVGMWEHRRWPWFFESGGPGSRLYMTHDGGKSWKQLTDADGLPKGNLGRIGLAIATNKPNRVYALVESKKNALYRSDDGGFSWKKINDGDDIGNRPFYYSDLYVDPENENRVYSVFTYVNVSEDGGKSFTELMPAYGVDNGVHPDHHAWWIHPENGQFMMDGNDGGLNLTMDGGKSWRFVGNLPVAQFYHISVDNEFPYNVYGGMQDNGSWRGPAYVWKAQGIRNSYWQEIAFGDGFDVVPDPDDSRYGYAMSQQGYVGRYDYVTGNDYLVRPTPPDDTTRLRFNWNAAIAQDPYDNSTVYFGSQFVHKSTDKGLTWSVISPDLTTNDPEKQKQSESGGLTLDATGAENHCTILVIEPSPAERNLLWVGTDDGRLHITRDGGGTWTEVGTNIKGLPKGSWIPQIKASPDNPGEALLVANDYRRFNYTPYAYRTRDFGRSWERIVDADDVASYTLSIIQDPENPNLLFLGTDDGLYYSMDGASSWSKWDHGYPTVSTKDLAIHPREQDLVIGTFGRAAWVLDDIRPLRAIAGNPAVLEKDIALFPTPTAYQAAYQQPTGSRFGGDAIFNGENRRRGAMITYYLKSGKKEMDAEKKGAGNSGANEKESAPGEDNEGEDNEKMTRDSVVFKFYDGERLIRTLKYKTPDSAGLHRIYWGLDEAGADRPSRSIRKRNREPGGPDVLPGTYKVVAHFGESADSTTVKVASDPRLDIPQKALTDAYETSRKLEGWQQTAADAVRQLIESKNIAEEYRKELKKKDEEAFKDPIAASGEIVKQIDSLVALYIGKEDKRQGIVRNPEMTVMQRLSNAYGYSSSRPGGLTATERQLIRFAEADLQAALEKTNAFFTDRWEAYRDEMEALEVTPFEETETFRLE from the coding sequence ATGAAAAAACGACTTCTCGCAGCCCTGCTGCTGGCGGCAGCCCCCCTGTTTTCCCAACAATTCAACATGCAACTCGCAGGCGACCTGAAACCCCGGAATATCGGCCCGGGCGGAATGAGCGGCCGGGTAACGGCGATCGACGTGGTAACGGAGGATCCCGAGGTGATGTACGTCGGGACAGCTTCCGGCGGCCTGTGGAAAAGCACCTCCGGGGGAATCAAATGGGAACCGGTCTTCGACGACCAGGTTACCGCGAGTATTGGGGCGGTGGCCATCCAGCAGAGCAACCCCTCGGTGATCTGGGTGGGGACCGGCGAAGGCAACCCCAGGAACAGCCTCAATGGCGGATACGGGGTATTCCGCTCCCTGGATGCCGGGAAATCCTGGCAGCGGATGGGGCTGGAACAAACACGCCATATCCACCGGATTATCATCGACCCCACCGACCCCGAAACGGTGTATGTCGGGGCCATTGGCTCCCCCTGGGGGGAACACCCGGAACGGGGGGTATTCAAGACCACCGACGGGGGCGAAACCTGGGAGAAAATCCTGTTTGTCAACAACAAAACCGGCGTGGGGGACATGGTCATGGACCCCTCCAACCCGAACAAACTGATCGTGGGGATGTGGGAGCACCGTCGCTGGCCGTGGTTCTTTGAATCCGGAGGGCCAGGAAGCAGGCTGTACATGACCCACGACGGGGGTAAGTCCTGGAAACAACTCACCGATGCGGACGGCCTGCCCAAGGGGAACCTGGGGCGGATTGGCCTGGCCATAGCCACGAATAAGCCCAACCGGGTCTACGCCCTGGTGGAATCCAAAAAGAATGCGCTCTACCGCAGCGATGACGGTGGGTTTTCCTGGAAAAAAATCAATGACGGGGACGATATCGGGAACCGTCCGTTCTATTACTCGGACCTGTATGTGGACCCGGAAAACGAAAACCGCGTGTATTCGGTATTTACCTATGTGAATGTCTCCGAGGACGGCGGCAAGTCCTTTACGGAACTCATGCCGGCATACGGTGTGGACAATGGCGTCCACCCGGACCACCACGCCTGGTGGATCCACCCGGAAAACGGGCAGTTTATGATGGACGGGAACGACGGGGGCCTGAACCTGACCATGGACGGGGGCAAGTCCTGGCGCTTTGTCGGTAACCTGCCGGTGGCCCAGTTCTACCATATTTCCGTGGACAACGAGTTTCCCTACAACGTATACGGGGGGATGCAGGACAACGGCTCCTGGCGGGGGCCGGCCTATGTCTGGAAAGCCCAGGGCATAAGGAATTCCTACTGGCAGGAAATCGCCTTCGGGGACGGCTTTGACGTAGTCCCGGACCCGGATGATTCCCGTTATGGATATGCGATGAGCCAGCAGGGATACGTGGGGCGCTACGATTATGTTACCGGGAATGATTACCTGGTCCGGCCCACGCCCCCCGATGACACCACGCGCCTCCGGTTTAACTGGAATGCCGCTATTGCGCAGGATCCGTACGACAACAGCACGGTGTATTTCGGCAGCCAGTTTGTGCACAAAAGCACGGACAAAGGACTCACCTGGTCGGTGATTTCGCCCGACCTGACCACCAACGACCCGGAAAAACAAAAGCAAAGCGAAAGCGGGGGGCTCACCCTGGATGCCACCGGGGCGGAAAACCACTGTACGATCCTGGTTATCGAACCCTCCCCGGCCGAGCGCAACCTGCTTTGGGTGGGTACGGACGACGGGCGCTTGCACATTACCCGTGACGGGGGCGGCACCTGGACCGAGGTGGGCACCAACATCAAAGGGCTGCCCAAAGGGAGCTGGATCCCGCAGATCAAGGCCTCTCCGGACAACCCGGGAGAAGCCCTGCTGGTAGCCAACGACTACCGGCGGTTCAACTATACGCCATACGCCTACCGGACCCGGGATTTCGGGCGGAGTTGGGAACGGATTGTGGACGCTGACGACGTGGCCTCCTATACGCTGTCGATCATCCAGGACCCTGAAAATCCAAACCTGCTTTTCCTGGGTACGGACGATGGGTTGTACTACAGTATGGACGGGGCATCCAGTTGGTCCAAATGGGACCACGGCTACCCGACAGTTTCCACTAAAGACCTGGCCATACATCCGCGGGAGCAGGACCTGGTCATCGGCACCTTCGGACGGGCGGCCTGGGTCCTGGACGATATCCGTCCCCTGAGGGCCATTGCCGGGAACCCGGCGGTCCTCGAGAAGGATATTGCCCTCTTCCCCACCCCCACTGCCTACCAGGCGGCCTACCAGCAACCCACCGGCAGCCGGTTTGGGGGGGACGCCATTTTCAACGGAGAGAATCGTCGGCGCGGGGCGATGATTACCTATTACCTGAAGTCCGGCAAAAAGGAAATGGATGCAGAAAAGAAAGGAGCCGGCAACAGCGGGGCAAATGAGAAGGAGTCGGCCCCGGGGGAAGACAACGAGGGGGAAGACAACGAGAAAATGACCCGGGACTCCGTTGTTTTCAAATTTTACGACGGGGAACGCCTGATCCGCACCCTCAAATACAAAACCCCCGATTCGGCGGGCCTGCACCGGATTTACTGGGGGCTGGATGAGGCGGGTGCAGACCGGCCTTCCCGATCCATCCGCAAACGCAACCGGGAACCCGGCGGCCCGGACGTGCTACCCGGCACCTATAAGGTGGTTGCCCATTTTGGCGAGTCCGCAGACAGCACAACCGTGAAGGTTGCAAGCGACCCGCGCCTGGACATCCCGCAGAAGGCTCTTACCGATGCCTACGAGACCTCCCGGAAATTGGAAGGGTGGCAGCAAACGGCTGCCGATGCCGTGCGGCAGCTCATCGAAAGCAAGAACATCGCGGAGGAATACCGGAAGGAACTCAAGAAAAAGGACGAGGAGGCCTTTAAGGACCCGATTGCCGCTTCCGGGGAGATCGTTAAGCAGATCGATTCCCTGGTGGCCCTGTACATCGGGAAGGAAGACAAACGCCAGGGCATCGTGCGCAACCCGGAAATGACCGTGATGCAGCGCCTGAGCAATGCATACGGCTATTCCAGCAGCCGCCCCGGCGGCCTCACCGCTACGGAGCGACAATTGATCCGGTTTGCCGAGGCAGACCTGCAGGCCGCCCTGGAAAAAACAAATGCATTTTTTACGGACCGTTGGGAAGCCTACCGGGACGAGATGGAAGCGCTGGAGGTAACTCCTTTTGAGGAAACTGAAACCTTCCGGCTGGAATAG